GACGCAGGATAGCTGCGGAAAGCCCGTTTAACACGGCACGATTGATCACTTTTTCGCACTCGATCTTGGTGAAATGGTAATAGTTATCAGGGTTGCGATCGCTTTCATTGTTTGCCGGAAGCTCGTTTGGGATGGCACCAAAGACTCCCACGGAAGAGCAAAACAGCAGTTTCGCTTTCCTGGCAACGCAGTATTCGACTATTTGTTGGGTGGAAAGCAGATTGGCGGCGAGATATTCCTGCCGGGAGAATCTTCTCCCACCGCGCAAAGCGCCGATGTGCACGACGAAATCAAACTCGTTCTCCCACAGATAGTTCTTCAGGTGTCTGTTATCCGCCAGATCGAGCTCTATGATGTTCACTTCGCCAACGAATGATGCAAAGCGATCAACTCCGGTTTGAGGTCTCACCAAAGCCGTGATCTCGAATCCCAGTTTTTTTGCCAGAATCTCTTTGAGGACGGCTTTACCGATCAAGCCGGTGATTCCGGTTATCAGCAGCTTAGGCATTTAGGAAAAAACTCTTCGCCACAAGCTTTTCTTGCGGTGTTTGTGACGGGGGCGCTCCACTTGGACATATCGATAGGGAATGCTGTGATTTTCCAAAATAGCGTGCGGGTATTTCTGCGTCAGCAGTT
This is a stretch of genomic DNA from Candidatus Cloacimonadaceae bacterium. It encodes these proteins:
- a CDS encoding NAD-dependent epimerase/dehydratase family protein, producing the protein MPKLLITGITGLIGKAVLKEILAKKLGFEITALVRPQTGVDRFASFVGEVNIIELDLADNRHLKNYLWENEFDFVVHIGALRGGRRFSRQEYLAANLLSTQQIVEYCVARKAKLLFCSSVGVFGAIPNELPANNESDRNPDNYYHFTKIECEKVINRAVLNGLSAAILRPSITYGKGDKGFPYQLVAMVDKFHFMVSNKRVWIHLCHINTISSAFVWLLENDFKPGLTLNVADREPVALFDLVNFISRQLHGKNYPPYLKLDHRLFHLGESITRVIKNELWVSRFQLISRSWFYYVRDAYELMGLEETFTIPGIQICIDDYQGKNGDPHN